One part of the Malus sylvestris chromosome 2, drMalSylv7.2, whole genome shotgun sequence genome encodes these proteins:
- the LOC126606694 gene encoding growth-regulating factor 1-like isoform X2: MNSTGRNSRFPFTPTQWQELEHQALIYKYMVSGISIPPDLLFSLKRSTYNLDSPLPPKLFSHHPPHIGWNCFQMGLGRKIDPEPGRCRRTDGKKWRCSKEAFPDSKYCEKHMHRGKNRSRKPVEVLKTSQISTTNSSDTSTITTRINTSSASPSPAAFHSLSSSLSSLSSDSHAYPFLYHHNSPSPRPTGIGFPHQERSTTSLFLDSGSYPQPSSDYRYAYGMKEEVDEHAFFSEPSGTVRGFSGSSSMDDSWQFTPLTISTSSSSKQRSCSAFQSDQQLQSIKHQKQDHHQQQQHYYALDRNEGSQKTIHRFFDEWPPKDKDSWLDLDNKSSNSGSVSTTRLSISIPTSAHDFPIFTSRHHNND, from the exons atgaatagcACTGGAAGAAACAGCCGGTTTCCTTTCACTCCAACTCAGTGGCAAGAGCTTGAGCACCAAGCTCTTATCTACAAGTACATGGTTTCTGGAATCTCCATCCCTCCTGATCTCCTCTTCTCCCTCAAAAGAAGCACCTACAACTTGGACTCCCCTCTCCCTCCAAAGCTCTTCTCTCACCACCCTCCTCACA TTGGATGGAACTGTTTCCAGATGGGATTAGGGAGAAAAATAGACCCAGAGCCAGGAAGGTGCAGAAGAACAGACGGGAAAAAATGGAGGtgctcaaaagaggcgtttccgGATTCGAAATACTGCGAGAAGCACATGCACAGAGGGAAAAACCGTTCAAGAAAGCCTGTGGAAGTTCTGAAAACATCACAAATTTCAACAACAAACTCATCAGACACTTCAACAATTACCACCAGAATCAACACTTCTTCTGCTTCTCCAAGTCCTGCAGCTTTTCATTCCCTTTCATCAtcactctcttctctctcctctgatTCCCACGCTTACCCTTTCCTCTATCATCATAACTCACCTTCTCCAAGGCCTACTGGAATCGGATTCCCACATCAAGAGAGAAGCACTACTTCCTTGTTTTTGGACTCTGGTTCTTATCCCCAACCCAGCTCAGATTACAG GTATGCTTATGGGATGAAAGAGGAGGTGGATGAACATGCATTCTTCTCAGAGCCTTCAGGCACAGTGAGAGGCTTCTCTGGCTCTTCATCCATGGACGATTCCTGGCAGTTCACACCGCTCACAATTAGTACTTCTTCGTCTTCGAAACAGAGAAGCTGCTCTGCTTTTCAAAGTGATCAGCAGCTTCAGAGCATCAAACATCAAAAGCAAGATCAtcatcagcagcagcagcattaCTATGCTTTGGACAGAAACGAAGGATCCCAGAAGACCATTCATCGATTCTTCGACGAATGGCCCCCGAAAGATAAAGATTCATGGCTCGATTTGGATAATAAATCATCAAACAGCGGATCGGTTTCTACAACCAGGCtctcaatctccatccctactTCTGCTCATGACTTCCCCATCTTCACCTCAAGACATCATAATA ATGACTGA
- the LOC126606694 gene encoding growth-regulating factor 1-like isoform X1 — protein sequence MNSTGRNSRFPFTPTQWQELEHQALIYKYMVSGISIPPDLLFSLKRSTYNLDSPLPPKLFSHHPPHIGWNCFQMGLGRKIDPEPGRCRRTDGKKWRCSKEAFPDSKYCEKHMHRGKNRSRKPVEVLKTSQISTTNSSDTSTITTRINTSSASPSPAAFHSLSSSLSSLSSDSHAYPFLYHHNSPSPRPTGIGFPHQERSTTSLFLDSGSYPQPSSDYRNRYAYGMKEEVDEHAFFSEPSGTVRGFSGSSSMDDSWQFTPLTISTSSSSKQRSCSAFQSDQQLQSIKHQKQDHHQQQQHYYALDRNEGSQKTIHRFFDEWPPKDKDSWLDLDNKSSNSGSVSTTRLSISIPTSAHDFPIFTSRHHNND from the exons atgaatagcACTGGAAGAAACAGCCGGTTTCCTTTCACTCCAACTCAGTGGCAAGAGCTTGAGCACCAAGCTCTTATCTACAAGTACATGGTTTCTGGAATCTCCATCCCTCCTGATCTCCTCTTCTCCCTCAAAAGAAGCACCTACAACTTGGACTCCCCTCTCCCTCCAAAGCTCTTCTCTCACCACCCTCCTCACA TTGGATGGAACTGTTTCCAGATGGGATTAGGGAGAAAAATAGACCCAGAGCCAGGAAGGTGCAGAAGAACAGACGGGAAAAAATGGAGGtgctcaaaagaggcgtttccgGATTCGAAATACTGCGAGAAGCACATGCACAGAGGGAAAAACCGTTCAAGAAAGCCTGTGGAAGTTCTGAAAACATCACAAATTTCAACAACAAACTCATCAGACACTTCAACAATTACCACCAGAATCAACACTTCTTCTGCTTCTCCAAGTCCTGCAGCTTTTCATTCCCTTTCATCAtcactctcttctctctcctctgatTCCCACGCTTACCCTTTCCTCTATCATCATAACTCACCTTCTCCAAGGCCTACTGGAATCGGATTCCCACATCAAGAGAGAAGCACTACTTCCTTGTTTTTGGACTCTGGTTCTTATCCCCAACCCAGCTCAGATTACAG AAACAGGTATGCTTATGGGATGAAAGAGGAGGTGGATGAACATGCATTCTTCTCAGAGCCTTCAGGCACAGTGAGAGGCTTCTCTGGCTCTTCATCCATGGACGATTCCTGGCAGTTCACACCGCTCACAATTAGTACTTCTTCGTCTTCGAAACAGAGAAGCTGCTCTGCTTTTCAAAGTGATCAGCAGCTTCAGAGCATCAAACATCAAAAGCAAGATCAtcatcagcagcagcagcattaCTATGCTTTGGACAGAAACGAAGGATCCCAGAAGACCATTCATCGATTCTTCGACGAATGGCCCCCGAAAGATAAAGATTCATGGCTCGATTTGGATAATAAATCATCAAACAGCGGATCGGTTTCTACAACCAGGCtctcaatctccatccctactTCTGCTCATGACTTCCCCATCTTCACCTCAAGACATCATAATA ATGACTGA